In Erigeron canadensis isolate Cc75 chromosome 6, C_canadensis_v1, whole genome shotgun sequence, the following are encoded in one genomic region:
- the LOC122605620 gene encoding T-complex protein 1 subunit eta-like — MSNTEDYCLLRDEDVVTPLLRMELGKEARSLILNGVPPQLIAKVFENVSRKVVKQINKYTVSMEDFDMKDVLSKYFATQLPTQLFESSRSHIANIIVDVVYASGYEYEGAGPYEIGMDDFDDGFNLIGIKKVLGGCVDNSFSVEGIGIVFKPYVDDFEKLDVVENPEILIINVKPDLNSQLKDMSLEFILIDILKNLVKKRPNVVLTSQAIDKDTKKVWAKRCIYFADLVSEDDLDRIAEATLAKTIFYNHKYQLRIRFGTCKSFQQKIYGNEVFGIFSGCPRGKAATIVLYGNDQYIEEAEMYVRDLIPEVRGVMKEHTLVDGRKFYYNLIQYVHEEADNADEDSKPIINAFAKAIKAVSESSQIHAIAPGVDTVVWKPPSVKFHAILRAADVVCSQLLDDSYLKKMMGATSS; from the exons ATG TCTAACACAGAAGACTACTGTTTGCTTCGTGATGAG GATGTTGTAACACCTCTTCTCAGGATGGAGCTTGGAAAAGAGGCCCGAAGCTTGATTCTAAATGGCGTTCCACCTCAATTAATCGCTAAAGTTTTCGAAAATGTTAGTCGTAAG GTCGTTAAACAAATCAACAAATACACTGTAAGCATGGAGGATTTTGACATGAAAGACGTACTATCCAAATATTTTGCCACTCAACTTCCGACACAACTGTTTGAATCTTCTCGAAGTCATATAGCAAACATTATTGTTGATGTTGTCTATGCTTCAGGATATGAGTATGAGGGTGCTGGTCCTTATGAGATTGGTATGGATGATTTTGACGATGGGTTCAACCTGATTGGAATAAAAAAG GTTTTGGGTGGTTGTGTGGATAACTCTTTTTCTGTAGAAGGTATCGGCATCGTGTTTAAACCATATGTTGATGattttgagaagctggatgtgGTTGAGAATCCAGAGATCCTGATCATAAACGTGAAGCCTGATCTAAATTCCCAACTAAAGGATATGAG CCTTGAGTTCATCCTAATTGATATACTGAAGAATCTTGTGAAGAAGCGTCCCAACGTTGTTTTGACAAGTCAAGCTATTGACAAGGATACAAAAAAG GTTTGGGCAAAGCGATGTATATATTTTGCAGATCTAGTTTCTGAAGATGATCTAGATCGTATTGCAGAAGCAACTTTGGCTAAAACGATATTCTACAACCATAAATATCAACTAAGAATA CGTTTTGGGACTTGCAAGAGTTTTCAGCAAAAGATCTATGGAAATGAAGTGTTTGGCATATTTAGTGGATGTCCAAGAGGCAAGGCAGCCACTATTGTTCTTTATGGAAATGACCAG TACATTGAAGAAGCAGAGATGTATGTACGTGATCTGATCCCTGAAGTGAGGGGTGTCATGAAGGAACACACATTAGTTGATGGTCGTAAATTCTAT TACAATCTAATCCAATATGTACACGAGGAGGCAGACAATGCAGACGAAGACTCAAAACCAATTATAAATGCATTTGCTAAAGCAATTAAG GCTGTATCAGAATCAAGTCAGATTCATGCAATCGCTCCTG GTGTGGATACCGTTGTGTGGAAGCCACCATCTGTAAAG TTTCATGCCATTCTTCGTGCTGCTGATGTAGTCTGCAGTCAGTTACTCGACGACAGTTACTTAAAAAAG ATGATGGGAGCGACAAGTTCATAA
- the LOC122604247 gene encoding T-complex protein 1 subunit eta-like, whose translation MTELRKEAQSLIDRGVTPELISQVFENILHKVVKKINSLAISMHGFDMKAVLSNYYATQLPKQLFHESRSHIATIIVDAVYASRYDYEGAGPYENDMSDFEDGFNLIGIKKVLGGRVDDSFSVEGIGITFKPHVDGFENLGVVKNPEILILKDMSIEVKLDILKRGPNVVLTSQAFDEDLKQELAKRCMYFADLVSEDDLNRVTEATCATMISYNHNYPQRIRIGTCKSFQQKIYGNEVFGIFSGCPRGKVATIVLYGNDQYIEEAEVYVRDLIPEVRSVMKEHTLVDGHKY comes from the exons ATGACGGAGCTTAGAAAAGAGGCCCAAAGCTTGATTGATAGGGGTGTTACACCTGAATTAATCTCTCAAGTTTTCGAAAATATTCTTCATAAG GTCGTTAAGAAGATTAACAGTTTAGCTATAAGCATGCATGGTTTTGACATGAAAGCCGTACTATCTAATTATTATGCCACTCAACTTCCGAAGCAGCTCTTTCATGAATCTCGGAGCCATATAGCAACCATCATTGTTGATGCTGTCTATGCTTCAAGATATGATTATGAGGGTGCTGGTCCTTATGAGAATGATATGAGTGATTTTGAAGATGGGTTCAACCTGATTGGaataaaaaag GTTTTGGGTGGTCGTGTGGATGACTCCTTTTCTGTAGAAGGTATCGGCATCACGTTTAAACCACATGTTGATGGTTTTGAGAATCTGGGTGTGGTTAAGAATCCAGAGATCCTGATCTTAAAGGATATGAG CATTGAGGTTAAACTTGATATACTGAAGAGGGGTCCCAATGTTGTTTTGACAAGTCAAGCTTTTGATGAGGATTTAAAACAG GAATTGGCAAAGCGATGTATGTATTTTGCAGATCTAGTTTCTGAAGATGATCTAAATCGTGTTACAGAAGCAACTTGTGCTACAATGATATCATACAACCATAACTATCCACAAAGAATA CGTATTGGGACTTGCAAGAGTTTTCAGCAAAAGATATATGGAAATGAAGTGTTTGGCATATTTAGTGGATGTCCTAGAGGCAAGGTAGCAACTATTGTTCTTTATGGAAATGACCAG TATATTGAAGAAGCAGAGGTGTATGTACGTGATCTGATCCCGGAAGTGAGGAGTGTCATGAAGGAACACACATTAGTTGATGGTCATAAATATTAA